One Cucurbita pepo subsp. pepo cultivar mu-cu-16 chromosome LG11, ASM280686v2, whole genome shotgun sequence DNA window includes the following coding sequences:
- the LOC111805576 gene encoding uncharacterized protein LOC111805576, with amino-acid sequence MPPRTRGGGLKGRPPLRGRGRGRGRNGRREDSVEQPVPPPAAPQAAPDPTAALVNALQTVIQNLTANPQAKSPTSTMEASYLRDFKRGDPRTFKGTSEDPTVAQMWLRSIETIFGLTNCPEAHRVECATFMLREDAELWWQATRDIISPEGGAVSWVEFKSAFTEEYYLEDVQLRKQQEFTQLSQRGRSVTTYVREFSKLKRFAPELVNTDYRTARRFVLGLDTKICKTVEAIALATYAVALRAAKSMEGLDSSHETPSSSVGQKRRHAHENELDGKPKCNKCGKNHWGKCLGHIRACFRCGKEDHVAKDCSGGGTKDSKN; translated from the coding sequence ATGCCACCTAGAACTCGAGGAGGAGGTCTTAAGGGACGACCCCCACTTAGGggtagaggaagaggaaggggACGTAATGGGAGACGAGAGGATTCTGTAGAGCAGCCTGTTCCGCCACCAGCGGCACCTCAGGCCGCACCAGATCCTACAGCTGCCCTAGTAAATGCATTACAAACTGTGATTCAAAATCTGACTGCCAACCCGCAAGCGAAATCTCCTACATCAACTATGGAGGCTAGTTACTTGCGAGATTTCAAGAGGGGTGACCCTCGAACTTTTAAGGGGACATCTGAAGATCCAACTGTGGCACAGATGTGGTTGAGATCCATTGAGACCATATTTGGGTTGACCAACTGCCCTGAGGCCCATAGGGTGGAGTGTGCTACATTTATGTTGCGTGAGGATGCAGAATTGTGGTGGCAGGCCACCCGTGACATTATTAGTCCTGAGGGAGGTGCAGTCTCATGGGTGGAATTCAAGAGTGCCTTTACTGAAGAGTATTATCTAGAGGATGTTCAGCTAcgaaaacaacaagagttcaCTCAATTGAGTCAGAGGGGGCGTAGTGTTACTACTTACGTCAGAGAATTTTCTAAACTAAAGCGGTTTGCCCCAGAGTTGGTGAACACGGACTACAGGACAGCAAGACGTTTTGTGCTGGGGTTAGACACGAAGATTTGTAAAACTGTTGAGGCAATTGCACTTGCCACTTACGCTGTCGCCTTGAGAGCAGCTAAGTCTATGGAAGGACTTGATAGTTCGCATGAAACCCCTTCATCGTCAGTGGGACAAAAACGTCGTCACGCACATGAAAACGAATTAGATGGCAAGCCTAAGTGTAATAAGTGTGGGAAAAATCACTGGGGTAAATGTTTAGGTCACATTAGAGCCTGTTTTCGGTGTGGAAAGGAGGACCACGTGGCCAAGGATTGCTCGGGAGGCGGCACAAAGGATTCTAAAAACTAG
- the LOC111805577 gene encoding putative disease resistance RPP13-like protein 1, translated as MGYKITDFIYLHILIIDYESITKLLDTISKVKHLRYLDISKSGISELPKSIALLYYLQILKLERSVKLPTKLRKLINLRHFEVDLCNANQIKLMPKHLSRMTQLQTLTIFVGWSDEGYKIEELGRLKNLKGQLSLLQLEQVKSKKEAMTANLVEKESIFVLYFEWSLNGEDSGDNDLNVLEGLQPHINLQGLCILNFASELMPSGIFVENLIKLELHSYARV; from the coding sequence ATGGGTTATAAGATCACTGACTTCATCTACTTgcacattttaattattgattatgAGTCCATAACCAAATTACTTGACACAATCAGTAAAGTGAAGCATTTGAGGTATCTTGACATTTCAAAGTCTGGAATAAGTGAGCTCCCAAAATCTATTGCTTTGCTTTACTATTTGCAGATTTTGAAGCTTGAAAGGAGTGTAAAGCTTCCAACAAAGTTGAGAAAGTTGATCAACTTAAGGCATTTCGAAGTTGATTTGTGCAATGCAAATCAAATTAAGCTAATGCCTAAACATTTAAGTCGAATGACTCAACTTCAAACGCTTACTATTTTTGTAGGTTGGTCAGATGAAGGATATAAGATTGAGGAGCTTGGACGtttaaaaaaccttaaagGTCAATTAAGCCTTCTACAACTCGAGCAAGTCAAAAGTAAAAAGGAGGCCATGACTGCAAATTTGGTAGAGAAAGAAAGCATTTTTGTGCTATATTTTGAATGGAGTCTTAACGGAGAAGACTCTGGTGACAATGATTTGAATGTGTTGGAAGGGCTTCAACCACACATAAACCTTCAAGGATTGTGTATTCTTAACTTTGCAAGTGAACTTATGCCCAGTggtatttttgttgaaaactTAATTAAGCTTGAGCTACACTCTTATGCAAGAGTGTAA
- the LOC111805578 gene encoding F-box protein At3g07870-like translates to MAHRQGNKISEIVELVPDVIELIVNKLPSYCLSSCRLVCKTWNNVILSSKYHPSISAASNFFLAHVYSESRDRPNSHRFRNLHCLELDPDHVEGVRSVASFNLKRKYFKRSFISIINSCNGLLAFVVTKKTNSWLSPNSVVILNPITNEYFELPKDKYKGNWFTCCYGFGFCPKTKQYKVVRSSTIRDRNSIIHNYKTEIFAFGTRPEWTQIESPTCSFNGCHGVYLNGGLHWIGQNNLGPDVIYRLNMEDEKYEQIPFPNDDGYFPCIGIFNGAIHLTLSMEGYKYRVWKMKEDGSWIKAFSVIVPDVNKNILSFSKSTVEPIKICKDGKILCLWAGAELVLYNPTTKKMEKLIDDTTARDISVHNIDCFTFNALPHILTGKLGKF, encoded by the coding sequence ATGGCTCATCGTCAAGGCAACAAAATTTCTGAAATTGTCGAACTCGTACCCGATGTCATCGAGCTAATAGTCAACAAACTCCCTTCCTATTGTTTGTCGAGCTGTAGGCTGGTCTGTAAAACCTGGAACAATGTGATCTTAAGTTCTAAGTATCACCCTTCAATCTCGGCTGCTTCCAACTTCTTCCTTGCACATGTTTATTCAGAGAGCCGTGATCGTCCTAATTCGCATCGCTTTCGTAATCTCCATTGCTTGGAATTGGATCCCGACCACGTGGAAGGGGTGAGGAGTGTTGCTTCATTCAACTTGAAACGTAAGTATTTTAAGCGTTCTTTTATCTCAATTATCAATTCGTGCAATGGACTCTTGGCTTTCGTAGTCACTAAAAAGACAAATAGCTGGCTTAGCCCAAATAGTGTCGTGATATTAAATCCCATTACGAATGAGTACTTCGAACTCCCCAAAGACAAATACAAAGGGAATTGGTTTACTTGCTGCTATGGATTTGGGTTTTGTccgaaaacaaaacaatacaaaGTGGTAAGAAGCTCTACTATTCGTGATAGAAACTCCATCATCCATAACTACAAAACAGAGATTTTTGCATTTGGGACCCGGCCGGAATGGACGCAGATTGAGTCACCAACTTGTTCTTTTAATGGATGTCATGGTGTTTACTTAAACGGAGGGCTGCATTGGATTGGCCAAAATAATCTTGGTCCCGATGTCATTTATCGTCTAAATATGGAAGATGAGAAATACGAGCAGATTCCTTTTCCTAATGATGACGGTTATTTTCCTTGTATTGGAATATTTAATGGTGCCATTCATTTAACTCTTTCTATGGAGGGGTACAAGTATAGGGTGTGGAAGATGAAGGAAGATGGTTCGTGGATTAAAGCATTTAGTGTCATCGTACCAGatgtcaataaaaatatactttccTTCTCAAAATCGACAGTGGAACCGATTAAAATATGCAAAGATGGAAAGATCTTGTGTCTTTGGGCTGGAGCTGAATTAGTGTTGTATAATCCCACCACTAAGAAGATGGAGAAGTTAATAGATGATACAACTGCGAGAGATATTTCGGTTCACAACATTGACTGCTTTACTTTTAACGCTCTTCCCCATATTTTAACAGGAAAATTAGGTAAATTTTGA
- the LOC111805579 gene encoding protein RALF-like 9 has product MVIFIVVLFVSINMIEITNATHYINYDPLKKNRDLVCSPTHPDLCKKIPANPYQRGCNPIDRCRGAESDDIIDNDEEDDITNNDEEDDIIDNDEGYDDASCPAISPNGEF; this is encoded by the coding sequence atggttatttttattgtggTTCTCTTTGTTAGCATTAACATGATTGAGATAACAAATGCAACACATTACATCAATTACGATCCTTTGAAAAAAAACCGTGATCTTGTATGCAGCCCAACTCATCCTGACCTTTGTAAAAAGATTCCTGCAAATCCATATCAAAGAGGTTGTAATCCGATCGATCGTTGCAGAGGAGCTGAAAGCGATGATATCATAGataatgatgaagaagatgatatcacaaataatgatgaagaagatgatatcaTAGATAATGATGAAGGATATGATGATGCGAGTTGCCCAGCAATAAGTCCTAATggagaattttaa